One window of the Nicotiana tabacum cultivar K326 chromosome 4, ASM71507v2, whole genome shotgun sequence genome contains the following:
- the LOC107819305 gene encoding reticulon-like protein B9 codes for MIYSHIFPNISVSMASYSSDSDNDLAPRSKLLGRQRPIHSVLGGGRVADILLWRDKRFSAAILIAVAVMWFLFEIVDYTFVTLLCHVSITTMLVVFIWSASADIFGWTPPSIPKDILQDTTFEDVASILHKKFNDFLSIFHFVACGNDAKLFFLAIISLYILSVFGNYISTLNLLFFGLLCVETLPFLYEKYEEEVDDTAYKLKRQMRKMCRKFNADFLGKIPRGPAKERKEK; via the exons ATGATTTACAGCCACATATTTCCCAATATTTCTGTAAGCATGGCTTCTTATTCATCTGATTCTGATAATGATCTTGCACCAAGATCAAAACTTTTGGGCCGCCAAAGGCCTATTCATTCTGTTCTAGGAGGAGGAAGAG TTGCGGACATATTATTATGGAGAGACAAAAGATTTTCCGCAGCAATTCTAATTGCAGTTGCAGTAATgtggtttctttttgagattGTGGATTATACCTTTGTGACTCTCCTCTGTCATGTCTCTATCACCACAATGTTAGTAGTCTTCATTTGGTCTGCAAGTGCAGATATCTTTGGCTG GACACCTCCAAGTATTCCCAAAGACATATTACAAGATACTACATTTGAAGATGTTGCTTCAATCTTACACAAGAAGTTCAACGATTTCCTCTCCATATTTCACTTTGTCGCATGTGGAAATGATGCAAAGCTCTTCTTTCTG gCCATCATTTCTCTCTATATACTCTCAGTATTTGGAAACTATATCAGCACCTTGAACCTTTTGTTTTTTG GTTTGCTTTGTGTGGAAACTCTCCCATTCCTTTACGAGAAATATGAGGAAGAAGTCGACGATACTGCCTACAAATTGAAGAGGCAGATGAGAAAAATGTGCAGGAAGTTTAATGCAGATTTTCTAGGCAAAATTCCCAGAGGGCCAGccaaagaaagaaaggagaaatag